The sequence below is a genomic window from Methanoculleus sp. 7T.
GTCTGGGTGGAAGGACTTCTGCTCGAAGAGCGAGCCGATCGCAAACTTCGTCAACATGCGCCCGCAGATCGTCATCGATATGGGGCAGGTGATGTTCGGGCGGACGACCACGATGACCGCCGACGGGCCGATGGAGTTCAACCTCCACCGCCTCCACCACGACAAGTGGAGCAACCACGACGTGGAACTCGAGACCGGTTCCGGGATTATCCCGGTCGTTTACCGGCGTAAGAACCTGGTCAACTCGGTTATGTGGGCGATCGGCCTCGAACTCGCGCTCCTCACGAAGAGTCCCTGGCAGTGCCTGCTCACGACCGACAACCCGAACGGCGCGCCGTTCGTCCGCTACCCTGAGATCATCGCCCTCCTGATGAGCAAGAAGTACCGTGACGCCGAGTTCGCCACGGTCCACCCCGATACCTCGGCACGGGCGCCTCTCCCGGCGATCGAGCGGGAGTTGGACTGGTACGAGATCGCAGTGATGACCCGGGCCGGCCAGGCGAAGGCGCTCGGGATCCAAGACCTCGGAAAAGGCTATCTCGGGCCGGGCGCGGAGGCGGATGTCGCCGTCTACCCGATCCATATCGACGAGGTCGACCCGTCGACCGACTATCGGAAGGTGATCGAGGCGTTCGGCCGGACCGAGTACACGATCAAGCGGGGAAGGGTCGTCTCCCGGAGGGGCGAGTGCTTGGTCGACGGGAGCAACGCCACGTTCTGGGTCAAGCCGAAGATCTCCGATAACTACGACATGGGGAAAGACCCTGACTTCATCGAGAAGTTCGACCGCTACTACACGGTCCGGATGAGGAACTACCCGGTGCAGGAGGAGTACGTGAACCGGAGCCGGTGCATCGAGACGGAGGCGGAGATATGAGAGTCACGCTCGCGATGAAACCCGCCGCCAAGTCGTCCATCCCCATCGAGGCGGAGGCAATCGTCCCGAAGAACTTCCTCTCCGGAACCGACCTCTCGGTCTGGCGGGGGAACCGAGAACTCAAACTCGACGAGGTCTTCGTGGTCTCCGTGGAGGGCGATGCCGAGCGGCCGGAGGAGGTCGAGGTCGTCCTCTCGGGGGACAACATCTTCCGGCTCAAGAGGGTCGGGGAATACATGGACGGCGGCAAGATCACCATCCTCGGCGACATCGGTATGCACTGCGGCAACTTCATGAGCGGCGGGAGCATCGAGATCCACGGCAACGCCGATGGGTGGCTCGGTCGGGAGATGGCGGGTGGAACCATCGTCTGCAAGGGCGATGCCGCCGACTACTGCGCGTCGGGATATCGCGGCGGCAGGAAGGGCATGACCGGCGGCACCGTGGAGGTCTTCGGCCGCGCCGGCGACTTCCTTGCAGAGAGCATCGCCGGCGGCACCGTAACCGTGCACGGCGATGCCGGGGATATGGCTGGGGCGGAGATGCACGGCGGCACGCTCATCGTCCACGGGGACTGCGGCCGTCCGGGTGCGAACATGAAGGGCGGTTCCTGCTACGTCTACGGAACCGCGCATGGGATGCTCCCCTCATTTCGGAAGATCGGGCCGATCCGGCACGAGGGGCGCACTCTTATCCACTTCGCGGGGGATGTTGCGAACCGCGGAAAAGGAAATCTTTTTGTGAAGGACTACGAATATCTGGATTGATGGTCAGACACGAGTGTGGGTTTGAGGCCCCGATTCACTGTAAGAGGTGCGGGAGACCGCTATCGAACAACGAACGTGGGGGCCTTTACTGCCCGCACTGCGGAAGAAGAGTCAGCATTCTCTGCCCCGGCTGCGGCCGTCTCTGGTGATCAGACCCGGTTTTTCACCCATTGGGCGTATTGGGCCCGCAATTTCCGGATGTCCTGCTCCGTCAGGTCTTCCTTTCCGGTCTGGTGCAGGTACGACTCCAATTGTTCCACGACCTGTTCCGCATCCAGAAAGTCGTCGGTATCCAGGTAGACCGGCGCCTTCCCGACGTTGATCGCCTCGCCGCACATCGGACAGAGTCTCCAGCGCTGGTACCTGTCCACGTAGGTGAAGGTTTTGCAGCCCGGGCAGCGGATGACAAGGTACATGATCAAGGCAATGTCTGACCGGCCGGATATATAATTATCTTTCCGTAGTCTCTTCGTCTGCGATGCCCCCGTCGGGATGGGATTTGTGCGCCGCCGGGTGGCGAGCATGGGAGGGGCAAAGTCCGATGAGGCGGACCGCGAGGGCCTGCACACCTGGCGGTGCTCGAGCTCCGCCTGCCCCTCCGGGGCACGCATCGCAAGTCCAAGACCTGGCGGTCTTCTCCTGCTCCGTTCCTCAAAGACCTTCGGTCTTCTCAAACTCCTGTCCTATGGACAGTCGTTCTCCGGAACGTCGCATATCCCCACACACTGCCCCCGCCTCCCGGGGGGCGGGGAATCGACGCTCCGATAGGAGCGGAGTTTGAGCACCAAAGGTGCGATTCGTCGAGCGTAGCGAGCGTGAGAAGACCGAAGGTCTTCGATTGACGACCTCCCCAGAAGGGGAAGGAGTCCGAACACCGTAGGTGTGAGTCGTCGACCGGCCGAAGGGCGGGAGCGTGAGAAACCCGAAGGGTTTCGAGTGAGGAGCGCGAAGTGCGGGCGGAGTGGGGGCCAAGGACTTACGGGTACCCACCTGCGGGGAGGGGGCAAGCCCCCTCCCCGGTCCCCACCCCCAGGGGTGATAAACGCCCGGTGGCACAGCGGGCGTTCGAGCACCGGAGGTGCGCAGTCCGCCACGGTCCAGTGTATTAGAATTGGTGGAAGAAAAACCGGGTCCGGGCTACCCCTGCATTCCACTTGCCCCTCCGGGAACTCCTCTCCGGAGCCACTCCTAAACACCGATTTCTCCAGATATCCTCACGCACTGCCCCCGTCTCCCGGGGCCGGGCGGAGTGGGGGTTTGAGGGTATTGCCTCCCCGCGAAAGGGCTGTTAGCCGCCGGGAAACCGTGCCGTGGAGTTGTTCCTCAAGAGCCTTCGCCCCTCTCAACCCCCTCGCGGCGGGAGCCCCTTGACGGCCGGCCCGTGGATCACCTTCCCGTAGGCGTCGTAGCGGGAGCCGTGGCAGGGGCAGTCCCAGGTCTCTTCGGCGCTGTTCCACGCGACGACGCACCCCTTATGGGTGCAGGTTGGGTTGACCGCGTGGACCCGGCCCTCCCGGTCCCGGAAAACCCCCGTCTTCCTGCCCTCGATCATCAGGATCCTCCCCTCTCCGGGGAGGACATCCCGCAGGTCACCTGACGGCCGGGATATGGCCCCGCCGATGTACTTCTCGGCCACCTCGATGTTGTGCGCGAGAAACGTCTGGATCGATGCCATCGGCTTGAACCGGTCGGGAGCGTAGACCCCGCTCCATGGGTTCTCGCGCCCCCGAATCATGTCGGCAAGGATCATCGCGGCCGCGGTGCCGTTGGTCATCCCCCACTTCCGAAAGCCTGTCGCGATGTAGACGTTCTCGTGGCCGTCGGCCAAGCGGCCGATGTAGGGAACGCCGTCGATGGTGATGTAGTCCTGCGCCGACCAATGGTAGTCGATGGACCGAACCGGGTAGACCGACCGGGCGTAATCGGCGAGGCTGCGATAGTGCTCTCTTGTATCCACATTCTCGCCGGTACGGTGCTCCATCCCGCCGACGAGCACCAGTTCGCCGCCTTCGGCGGGTTGCGACCGCCACGAGTGGGCAGGGCTTTCTGCGTTGATGAACATCCCCTCGGGAAACGGCTCGCCGATCCTGATGCCGAGGACATAGGAGCGCGAGGGGTACATCCGGGCGTAGTAGAACCCCGGGCCGTCGTAGAAAGGGTAGTGGGTGGCAAGGACCACAGCCTTGGCCGTGACGGTCCCTCGCTCCGTCCGGACCATGGAGCGATCCCGCTCATCGTGTACCTCAAGCGCCCGGGTCTTCTCAAAGACCCTGCTTCCGTCGCCGGGTATCAGGGAGGCCAGCCGCAGGAGGTACTTCAGCGGATGAAACTGCGCCTGGTCGGCGAACCGCACCGCACCGTAGGTCCTGCCCGGCAGCGGGACGTCGTCCGTGAACGTCGCCGGGAGCCCGAGGCTCCGTGCCGCATCCGCCTCCGCCGCGACAAGGTCGCGGGACTCCGCCGATTCTGCGTAGGTGTAGGCGGGTTTCCGTTCGAAGTCGCAGGGGATGTTGTACTCCCGTACGAACGACGCAATCATCTCGATCGCCGCCTGGTTCGCGTCGGCATACTGCTTCGCCTGCCCGCCCCCGAACCGGTCGATGAGATTCGCGTAGATGAGCCGGTGGAGCGAGGTGACCTTCGCCGTCGTGTGGCCGGTCACCCCCTTGCAGATCCTGTCCCCTTCGATCACGGTAACCGCGTAACCGGCCTGTTTGAGCAGGACGGCGGCGGTGATGCCGGTGATGCCGCCGCCCACGACCGCGACGTCGGTCTCCACGTTCCCCGGCAAGGGGGGATACGACGTCTCGGGGGTTGTCTCCATCCAGAACGATTCGTGCCTGCCCGGCAGTTCATATCCAGTACCCGGCCCGTGCTCCATACGTTAAGCCTCCGTTTGCCCCCACCGCTCCAACGTTCCCGAGGAAGGGAACGGCGGCGGTCGGTCCCCATTATGCCGAGGCCATATATAGGTATGGAACGTGGGGGAGGCCCGTGGGACTGGCCCCCTATCCGCGACGTGATGCCCCACGGCCCGGTGAATATGGCAGTACACAACCCCGCCTCTTCTTTCAGGCGCAACCTGAGGCCTTCTTGGACTACCGCCGCACCACCTCCTTCTCCTTGAGGTCCTTCACCGTCGGGCTCTCGATCACCCTCCCGTAGGCATCGTAGCGCGAGCCGTGGCAGGGGCAGTCCCAGGACTTCTCCGCGTTGTTCCAGGCGACGGTGCAGGCCATGTGCATGCAGGTCGGGTCCAGCGTTCGGACGGCGCCGTGCTCGTCCCGGTAGACCGCGACCTTCTGTTCGTTAATCTCGACGACCCTCCCCTCCCCGTGCGGTATCGCCGCAACCTCCCGGTCGAACCGGGCGGCCTCGACCTCGAACGGCCTCCCGGCTGATTGGAGTTTGTTGCGCACCCAATCCGGGTACTCGGGCTGCTCTTTGAACCGTGCGGGGTCGAAGACCTCCGCCCAGGGGCTCGCACGGTCCCGGATCAGGTCCGCAAGGATCATCCCCGCCGCCGTGCCGGCAGCCATTCCCCACTTCCCAAAGCCCGTTGCGACAAAGACGCGGTCGTGCCCCTCCGCCAAGCGGCCGATGTAGGGAACGCGGTCGGCCGTGATGTAATCCTGCGCCGACCAATGGTAGTCGATGGACCGGACCGGGTAGACCGACCGGGCGTAGTCAGCAAGGCGGCGGTAGTGCTCCCTCGTGTCGGCCGCTTTCCCGGTGTCGTGCGCCGCGCCGGTGACGATGACGAGTTCGCCTCCGCCTGCGGGCTGCGACCGCCACGAGTGGACCGCTCCGGCGGCGTTGATGAAGATGCCGTTCGGGAACGGCTCATCGATCCTGAGGCCGAGCGCGTAGGAGCGCGAGGCCCGCATTCGGGAAAAATACGACCCGGGGCGGTCGTAGATGGGATAGTGCGTGGCAAGGACCGCGTAGTCGGAGTAGAGCGAACCCCAATCGGTCGTAACCCTCACGCCGTCGGTCTGCTCTTCGACGCCCACGGCGCGGGTCCTCTCGAAGATGTAACTCCCCTCTCCCGGGAGGTGCCCTGCGAGCAGCAGCAGGTAGTTGCGCGGGTGGAACTGCGCTTGGTTCTCCAGGACGACGGCCCCGTGCGCCCTTCCCGGCAGCGGGACGTCGTCCGTGAACGTCGCCGGGAGCCCGAGGCTCTTCGCCGCGTCCGCCTCCGCCGCGACAAGGTCGCGGGACTCCGCCGACTCCGCGTAGGTGTAGGCGGGTTTCCGTTCGAAGTCGCAGGGGATGTTGTACTCCCGCACGATCGATGCAATCATCTCGATCGCCGCCTGGTTCGCGTCGGCATACTGTTTCGCCTTCGCGCTCCCGAACCGGTCGATAAGGTCCGCGTAGATGAGCCGGTGGAGCGAGGTGACCTTTGCCGTCGTATAGCCGGTGGCCCCTTTGACTATCCGATAGGCATCGAGGAGAGCGACGGTCAGTCCGGCCCGTTTCAGCAAGAATGCCGTGGTGATGCCTGCTATTCCCCCGCCGATCACAGTGACGTCCACCCTCCCGTCTCCGTCGAGGGGCGGAAACCCCGTCTCCGGCGAGGTATCTACCCAGTACGACTCCGCCTTCCCCGGCAGACCGCCGTTGCGCTCCGGTGACTCTCCCATACTTCTTCCCCCATCTGCGGCCCGGAAGACCCCTGCACGCTCTTGCCATCGGCGGCCCAGTTGCGGGTTTGCGAGGCATCCCTGTGCAGAAATCCGGGTTCTTTGGGTGATGGGTACCGAGGCACCTATATAACGATTGCGCAGGAACGGTAGCGAGACCTCGACCATCCCAGTGCAGGTCGGCGAGGAGACCTGCCGTTATGCATAAGAGGGATCGGGAGAATGCATCCCGCCGGACCCGATGATCTTGCTGTAGAGCAAAACGTTCGGGAGGTGTTGGAAGTGGTTGGCATGAGTACGATTCACGGTATCAGAGCATATGAGCGCTACGTGGGAAAAGAGACGGTGCGTCGCATAGAGGCTAAGGCGAGGCCGCTTCAGGATATGCATATCCTGCATATGAACTCCACCTACTACGGCGGAGGTGTCTCTCAACTTCTTGCATCTCTGACGCTCCTGATGAACAGCCTCGGCATCCAGACCGGATGGCGTGTTGTGCACGGGCCGCCCGACTTCTTCAGCGTGACAAAGAAGTTTCACAACGCCCTCCAAGGGGCGAAGATCAACCTGACCGGCAGGAAGAAAGAGATCTACGAGCAGGTCGTCCACGAGAACGCCGTGAGAAACCACCTAAACCATGATATGGTCTTCATCCACGACCCGCAACCGCTTCCGATGATCACTCATTATCGGAAGAAGAGTCCCTGGATATGGCGCTGCCACATCGATCTCTCCGCACCGAACCGGGAGGTCTGGAACTACCTTGCCCCGTTCATCGAGCAGTACGATGCCGTCGTCCTCTCGTGCAAGGAGTACCGTCAGGACCTTGCGACGCCGCAGGTCTTCTTCACCCCGGCCATCGACCCCTTCTCCATCGTGAACCGGGAACTCTCCGAGAGCGCCGTCGACGAGCGCCTGGCGCACTACGGCATCCCGACCGACCTTCCTCTGGTCGTGCAGGTCTCCCGGTTCGACCGCTGGAAGGATCCCGAAGGGGTCATCAGGGCGTTCCAGAAGGCAAGAAAGGAGGAAGAATGCACGCTGGTCCTCGTCGGGAACGTGGCGACCGACGACCCCGAGGGCGCCGAGGTCTATCGCTCGCTCCTCTCCCATCGGAGCGAGCGGATCATCATCCTTAGCGTCCAAGACGGGGCGCTGGTGAACGCGCTTCAGCGCCGCGCCGCGGTCGTCCTGCAGAAGTCTATCCGCGAAGGGTTCGGGATGACCGTATCTGAGGCGATGTGGAAGGGCGCGGCGGTTATCGGCGGGAACGTCGGCGGCATCCGCTACCAGATCCGGGACGGGGAAAACGGGTTTCTGGTCTCCTCCGTCGATGAGGCGGCGGAGAGGATCGTCCAGTTGCTCCGTGACCCAGACCTCGCGGAGCGGCTCGGGCGCGCTGCGCATGAGACGGTGCGGGAGTGCTTCCTCTTCACCCGCACCATCGAGCAGTACCTCGACCTGATCGGCTCGTTTGAGCCAGAATTCAGGCTGCGAGGGGTGGAGGAGACCTCCTGTCCGTGATCCTATGCAGGGATGACCCGAGACACTCTCCTGCATGGTGAGTTCGGGAAAGCCCTGGTTTGGCATCCTCTCATCGTTGGTGGAGAGCGGCGGATCGCCCGAGTACGGGGCAAGGAGAGGCCGGCCCGGTCACGCGCCGCGCATCGGTGCGGGACCGCTATCGGCGGAATTCGCCGGTATCCTCCCGCGGAAAACCCGAGCATTTTTCTGCAATCGTAGCCGATCACTGATCCGTGAGTTCCATGGAGATCCAGGTAATCGGTGTTCAGGGCCTCCCCCTGATCCGGAAAGGTGACGACCTGCCTGCCCTGATCTGCGATCGGGTCACGTTCGAAGATGGAGACATCCTCACCGTCGCCTCGTCCGTCTACTCAAAGGCAAAAGGCTTCACCCGCGACCTCGCTGCTATTACCCCCAGTGCGGACGCCGTGCGGATTGCGGCAAAAACGAAGGAAGACCCCCGGTTCGTGCAGGCGGTGCTGGACTCGTCCGCCGATATCCTGCTTGAATACCCGTTCATCCTCTCCGAACTGCCTTCCGGGCACATCGGGGTGCGGGCGGGCGTCGATCACAGCAACGTCGAAGACGGCCGGATCATCATTCTCCCGCCCGACCCCATGGGGGCCGCTGCAGAGGTGCGGAGCGCGATCAGCCGTATCACCGGAAAGGATGTCAGGGTTATCATCACCGACACCTGCGGACGGTCGTTTCGGCGCGGGCAGACCGGCATCGCCATCGGGTGGGCGGGAATGACGGCGATCAACGACTACCGGGGCGACACCGACCTCTTCGGCCACGTCCTTGAGATCACCGAAGAAGCGGCGGTCGACGAGATTGCGGCCTTCGCAAACTTCGTCATGGGGGAGAGCCACCAGGGCGTCCCTGCGGTGGTCTTCCGGAACTGCAGGACTTGGAACGGGCACGACGCGGTCTACTTCACGCCTGAGGAAGACATCATCAGGACGGCTCTGAAGAACAAAAAAGATTAGAAGAAGGCATTGAACATGAAGACTGCCACTCCGGTCACAAGGGTTATGATGATCACGGTTGTCGGACTGATATGAATAGCCCGGTGATCTTCGCTGTCATAGTAGTTGACCAGGCCGGCAGAGGATACCAGTCTTCCGCCAGATTTTTTCGCCATGCAGAAATATTCACTCTTGCAATATATAAAACAAAGGTCTAAAGATGCACACCACACCCTACGTTGTCACCGGCCGGGCGCTCCTCGGTGAAGGCCTCACTGAAGAAGACGTGCGTATCACCGTCTCCGAGGGCATCATCAGGTCGATAGAGCCCTACTCGGGGACGCCGGACCGGTGGATCGTGCCCGCCTTCTTCAACGCCCATACGCATCTCGGCGATACCGTCGCGATGGACCTCCCCGCCAGGGGCAGCCTCGCCGAGCTCGTCAAACCTCCAAACGGCCTCAAGCACCGGATCCTTGCGGCAACCCCGCGGGCCGAACTGGTCCGGGGGATGCGTGCAAGCATCACGACGATGATCGCGACCGGGACGGCCGGGTTTGCCGACTTCAGGGAAGGAGGGGCTGCCGGGGTGGCTGCTCTCCGCGAAGCGGCAGCCGGGCTCGACTGCCGCCCCGTCATCCTCGGCCGTGAAGGCGGGGAAGAGGTGAGCGACGGAGCGGGCATCAGCAGCGTCCATGACGTCGCGAACGCCGAAGAGGTCGTCAGAGACACGAGGAGGGCAGGGAAACTCGTCGCCTTCCATGCCGGGGAGAAGAACCCGGACGACGTCGATGAGGCACTTGCGTTCGAGCCCGACCTGCTCGTCCACTGCACCCACGCGACCGACGCACAGCTCCGGCGGATCGTCGATATGGATATCCCCGTCGCCGTCTGTCCGAGGTCGAACTGGCTGCTCGGGGTTACGGCGTCGCCGGCCCACCCGCCGATCGCGCGCATCCTCGAACTCGGGGGCCGGTTCTTTCTCGGGACGGATAACGTGATGTTTGTTCAACCGGACTTACTCCAAGAGATGGCTTTCACCGCAACCGTCTACCGCGCGCCGCCCGACGAGGTCCTGCGTGCCGCAATCGCAGGTGCGGCGCTCGCGGGAGGGTCTGGATACCTTGAGGAAGGGCGGGAAGCGCACTTTTTAGTCATAAATCCGGCAAAAAGCAATCTTTCTTTCAGCAAGGACATCCTGACGACTATCGTAAAACGTCTGGATTCCTCCTCCATCGAACATAATGTTTTAAACATACGATAGAGATTAAATAAGAAGTATCTGTTCTGCGTGGTGTGTATGTTCCGTAAGATACTTGTTGCTATAGACGGTTCCGAGCCGGCCAGTCGAGCTTTAGATACAGCCATCGAAGAGGCCGGTGTATGGAACGCCGAAGTTCATGTTATTTATGTAGTCGAATCCGGGCTTTTTTCATCCCTTCCCATGGACAACACACTCGAAGTAATCTATAGTGTTTTGCAGAAGGAAGGCGAAGAGATCCTTGGATCGGCTCAGAAGAAGGCGGAGGCGGCGGGCGTTCCGCTTACCACGCACCTCCGGCAGGGGCATGCTGGGTCTCAGATCGTCGCCCTCGCCGAAGAACTGGGAGTCGATCTCATTCTTCTCGGGTCCTATGGTAAGAGCGGTGTCGACCGCCTTCTGCTCGGCAGCGTAACCGACTATGTCGTGAGAAACAGCCCCATTACGACCACGGTGGTGAGATCATAACCCCCTCCCAGCAGCAGATGCTCGTCCGGGACTTCATGATAACCGACGTCGTCTGCGTTGAGATCCCCGGAAATAGGGACGATGTCCTGCGTATCTTGAAGCGGACGGGAATAAGCGGCGTGCCGGTCCTCAAGGACGGCGAACTCGTCGGCATCATCACTCGAAAGGACCTCCTCCGGAAAGCGGAAGAGACCCAACTCGGGCTCCTGATGACGCCGAACCCTGTCGTCATCAGGCCGGACGCTCCCATCTCCGAAGCTGCCCAACTGATGGTGCGGCATAACATCAGGAGGCTCCCGGTCGTGGAAGACGGTTCCATGATCGGGCTCATCAGCGTGGCCGACCTCATCGGCGCCATCGCCCAGATGCGCCTCACCGAACCTATCAAGGATAGGTACGTCAGCAAGACCTACGCTCTCTGGGAGGATACGCCGCTCTCGCTTGTAGGGAGGATCCTCGAGATATCGGGCTATGACGCCATTCCCATCCTGATGGAGGACGGCACGCTTACCGGCATCATATCGGAGCGCGACCTCATCAGGCATACCCGCATCGAGGACGGCGTCGAAGTCAGCGACTTCTCGAACGGCACCGACGACGATGAGTGGACCTGGGAGAGCATCAGGGATATGCATACCATCAGTTACGGGATCTCAAGGATCCAGCTCCTCCCGATCCCCGTGAAGAACGCGATGGTCAAGAACGTCCTCGCCGTTCCCTTGAATGCGGATGTCGGTGAGTGCGCACTGAAGATGAAGCGTGCCCGGGTCGACCAGCTCCCGGTGGTCAACGGGAACAAGCGGCTCATTGCCATGCTCTTTGATCGAGAGTTGATCAAAGTCCTGCTGCCGGATCAGCAGGGCTTGCGAAAGAATTAAGGGGCAACATTCATATAGAGTAGGGATGCTTACCGTATCGTGCTGCAAAGCAGTACGACGATAAATTTATGTTTTATGATATCGCTGTATACGCTTAACCGCTTTTGAGCGAGTTGAAGCGTTTTAATGGTTTTAGGGGTGTTTCAATGCTTGATATTTCAGAGCAGGTCATGAAAGGTACAACCACAGTAGGACTGATCTTCAAAGACGGCGTTGTCCTTGCCACGGAGATGCGGGCGACGATGGGGAACCTCATTGCGAGCAAACGTGCTAAGAAGATCTACAAAATTACGCCGAGGATCGGCATGACCACCGCCGGCGGCGTCGGCGACGCGCAGCAGCTGGTCAGGATCCTGCAGGTCGAATGCAATCTCTTCGAGATGCGCCGTGGAAAGACCATGTCGGTCGGCGCAGCATCGACCCTGCTCTCGAACTACTTGAACCAGAACCGCTACTATCCCTACTACGTCCAACTCCTGATGGGCGGATTCGACGACGAGGGGCCGAGCGTCTACTCCGTCGATGCCATGGGTGGAGCGACCAAAGAAGAGGATATCGTCGCTACCGGTTCGGGCTCTCCTTTTGCCTACGGTGTGCTCGAAGACCAGTACCGGCCCGATATGGGCGAAGACGAGGC
It includes:
- a CDS encoding CBS domain-containing protein; translation: MLVRDFMITDVVCVEIPGNRDDVLRILKRTGISGVPVLKDGELVGIITRKDLLRKAEETQLGLLMTPNPVVIRPDAPISEAAQLMVRHNIRRLPVVEDGSMIGLISVADLIGAIAQMRLTEPIKDRYVSKTYALWEDTPLSLVGRILEISGYDAIPILMEDGTLTGIISERDLIRHTRIEDGVEVSDFSNGTDDDEWTWESIRDMHTISYGISRIQLLPIPVKNAMVKNVLAVPLNADVGECALKMKRARVDQLPVVNGNKRLIAMLFDRELIKVLLPDQQGLRKN
- the psmB gene encoding archaeal proteasome endopeptidase complex subunit beta, coding for MLDISEQVMKGTTTVGLIFKDGVVLATEMRATMGNLIASKRAKKIYKITPRIGMTTAGGVGDAQQLVRILQVECNLFEMRRGKTMSVGAASTLLSNYLNQNRYYPYYVQLLMGGFDDEGPSVYSVDAMGGATKEEDIVATGSGSPFAYGVLEDQYRPDMGEDEAKDLAVRAIRSAMRRDSASGEDIMVVVITKDKYEEHIEHGLQRPSAARSTT